Part of the Oncorhynchus nerka isolate Pitt River linkage group LG14, Oner_Uvic_2.0, whole genome shotgun sequence genome is shown below.
AACAGAAATACTATCCATATGCAAAAATCCCCATAAATCAAAAACGTAAAGTTCACTGAACCACGACCAGCCGTAAGCAAATTATCATATAtcaattatatatacacacaacagtAAGTGTATGCTTTGCATTGGTGAACATGTAAACGCTGACCCCTAGATGCAGTTGATTTTCTCTTTTAGGCCCAAGGCACAGCAGAATCAGTAGCAGTGTAGATCAGACTAAACAAGCCTTTACTGACCTCTGGTGGCGAACATCCTTACTGCTATTTTATGTGCAAAGaagaataaaatacatttttaaaaagtacagtgaaatgcctttcttgcaagctccgAACTCAAAAATgtagtaatcaatatcaatgcAGCACTAAAAATAACACAGACATGCTGAGAACAGTGGAAAATAGCCTTGACTAAAAATATAACAGGTGAAGCGCTTCCATGGCTTGGAAATATACAGACGTTTCAGCTCACTTTCTGAGCACGTCAATAGGGTGCCAAGTAACGTTACAAGCTATTGTGACAAGGAGGCTTTTTCCGCAATGAAACACCACAAGTAAAGTAGCAGTAACAAAAAATAACTTTtcccagcaaaaaaaaaaaaaacagcatccACAAGGATACACCAGGCCTTTCGGGGTGAGCCACTGGAAAACTTTCTGTATTAATTCATGTTTAGACCTTTTCCCCTCGCCCTTCCTAGTGCTGAGAGGCATGGACACattaacctctcctccctccctctaaaaTATATTCCTTTCTATCCAGGAGCATATGTTTGACCCGTGGTTACCCGAGAACGTAGCCATCTGCTCCGTCCACCAGATGATCCGCGGCTGTGTGAGAATGCGCCCGTCTTTGTACAAACTCACTGGGCTCGACGTGGGAGAATCCCCCGTCCAACAATGGAGAACAGGCAACATTTTTAACCCATTCCCGGCCACGCCTTCCTCAATGGAAGCCACCCCATCCCATTGTCACGCTGACAAGGGAATGATGAACTATCAGTTTCTCATTACTGAACCGCGAACCACTAACGGTGCTGTGGGTTgacttatatatttttttattgtgctcCGATTCTTTGTCATTGCGATGACCCATGAAGCTCACTGGAGATAGAGGGCAACTGATCAACCTATTAAAGATGGGGAACACTTATTGGATATCATTCAACATGGTCATTTAAAGTCATTGTCTCAAGGGAGATGGAAGCCTAACTGCTCCTAGAGTAACTCAAGTAAAGAGATTGTGTGTCACTCCGTTTCACATTGAGCAACTATTAGCTTGTCGTCATCTTTAAAAATAGCAGCCCCGCAAACGGCACAGCAGTGGTTTGGCCAGGCGTCAGCTGTCATCTGAAGGCATTCAGTTTTGTTGCTATGCAGGGAGTGAGCAGAGGGGTGTAAAGATTAGGGATGAAACAAAAGCCATCTTATCTCCATATGAAATCTGATCCGCTTGGCCACCCCccaccctatacacacacacagaactccCCACACACTCTGAATAACAAAAGGACTAACTATAGAAGAGTAGTCCCGTTACAGTAGCCAACAGATAAATCTGTGGGTCGTGTTTCTATTGAGCTGCTTTACATTGAAACAGAAGTTCCAAAGAAAATCAGTGTAGCTGTTTTAGAACTAGGTTAGCGCGACAGGATGCTGTCGGCAAACAAACCAAAAGTTTCTCAGTGTGCTATACACAAGTTATTTGGTGCGACTCAGCAGAATTTGAAGAGGCTGATGTTCATTTGGGAATTTGGTCGATATTATGCAAAAACAACGGCTCCATGACAAATTCAGTCTTTGTAAATGTAGTGCTGCATTTCACAGAAGCCACCATTGTGGGCAGATTCCCCCAACCACCTTGAAGGCAGAGGAAATACATTAATTGTAAGATTaaacaatgtttaaaaaaaagtttatttcCAGTACAACAAAATATATTAAACTTAATACAAACTCAAAAAGTTCTATAAATACATTAAAATAAATTAAACTTTAATTTACTAAAGATTCTCCATTATCACTAAAcaagcttgaaacatgttggtcaAAAAGGTATTTAAATACAATGGaatgcaaaaaaaaagaaaaaaaaagaagcacCCACTCTCAGAACCAACTACCAAAACATCTCAGATACAAACCATCTACCATTAGATCTCCCCAAGGACTTCTAGAAAGACACTACGATTCAATCTACTGAACCAGGTGCCGTTTAGGTCCAACTCAATAGAAACAGATTCCAACGGCAACCCAGTTGAATCATATCACTTTGTCATGCACATGTATTTTTCTGCTCATCGTGGGATTACGAGCAGAGTCTACCACACACTCTCGGTGCGTCTTCAGAACGTCTTCATACAACTTCAAACATTTGCAGAGATTACAGAAACAAGTGAGAAAACAAATTATTCATTCTCACAAGCCACCTTGCTAAGTAAAGTTCGGAAACCAATTTAAGCTTTGATCTAAaatagagaagaagaaaaaaattccAAGGTCCTCCTGCAACTAACAATGAAAATTGCAGTTTCCACAcaacataaaaaataaactgtAAAAGTTTACAGGCACTGAAGTCATTTTAAAAAAACTAGTGGGTTTTTGGAAAGGTCCATTTCTTAAGCCCAGTCAGAAGAACAGTGTACAATAAAGAAACAAATATCACAATAGTCAACCCAACATTCATAGGGGTAAATCGATCTTGGCAGAGATGCATTGTGTCCTTGTCTTTGGCTTTTTTTTTCTTTAACATTCTAAGATTCATGAATTGCTTCTCAAACTGTCATTTACATGACTGGTTCACTTCTTACAACTGCAGGTGGCAGGAATGGAGGACTTCCAGGGGCAATAACATTGATTACactatttttctctctccaaaATAGTCAGTGCAATGCAACTCTGGCACCTTGCCTTGTTGTCAACTTGTACCTCAAAATTGTACAGCTTAATTTCGCTTGAGCTTAACTGAAGCACATTTCTGCGTCAAGCATCTGCTCATAAAAATACATTAGGTACACAATAGTATGCAGTCAtggttcttaaaaaaaaaaaagacgcaAGTCCTACCTAGAGGAAAAAGCTAGTGCCGCTGCAGAACTCGCTGCTGAAGCCCTCGTCAGGCACTGAGAGCTGGCTGAAGATAGGCAGCCGCCGACCAGACCCATCTGGACCAGAGGAGTCAGACCCACTGAGGCTGCTGGCTGAGCTGCCACACCCACCCTCGTGGTCAGACAGGGAGGTATAGGAGAGGCTCCTGGCCCTGAGAGCAGGCCCACAGGGGGGACTCTGGCTCTGCTGCAGGCTGCAGCCCTCTGATAAGGTACAGGGGTTCTGGGAAGGCACAGGGGACAGCCCACAGAGGGAACAGCCAGAGTCAGGAGAGGGAAGAAACTGAGACTGGAGTTCATGGGCCGGCTCAAAGACACAGCCCACCTCAGAGAAGGCGTGGGAGAGCAGGTCGGTTATGTCAGATGAGGTGGGAGGGGAGACTGAAGGCACAAGGAGgaaggggtgggggagggagtgCTCCAGGGGCTGTGGAGGGGCGGAGGGGAAGCCTCCGAAGCTGAAGCTCTGCCTAAGTAGAGGGGGTCGTCTGGTTCGGGGGGTTTGAGGAccaggcccaggtctggcaggacCAGGGCCCAGGTCGTCCTCATTGTTATGAACAAAGTGGCAGCGGATGCCGTAAGGACAGAAGCCAATGGTGTGGAAGGTGCGACAAGGCTCCGTCTTGTACCTGGGGTGTCTGTTGAGGTCACGCATCTCATCAAAGCCGTGGGCAAACTGGCACTTCCCCCCGTACTTACAGATGCCACTCTCAGCAAAGGTGCGGCAGAGTTCAGTCTTATAGCGTGAGGAGGTGGGAGACCCAGAGACAGGGCCACCAGTAGGGGAGGCTGGGGGCTGTTTAGGCTCTGTAGAGGCCCAGCCCAGGGTGCACGTGCTGGGCTCCACCATGCTGACCGAGCGCTCAGCCCGGAATGACATCTTCAATCTTGATGGGAGTGAGGCCTCTGTGTTCTGCCCCCAGTGGCTGGAGGTCATGGTTGCACTTTCTGTGGAGTGAGTAGAGAGGGCAGAGCTAGATGCAGAGAGGGAACATGGGGTCCAGGGCTTATTGTAACCAACAGGTCTCACTGGGAATGTTGACTGCTTGGATGCGTCCCGGAGGTCCAGGCTCAGAAGCTGCTGAATAGACAGTAAGAAAAAGGGGAGAAAAAAAACAACTTATACATACATCTACATTTTCAAAACAAAAAGATGACTAGTTTTCTTTAGACAACAAACCATGTTAAGCCAAGAACAGCATCTCATGTTAACTTCATCTGGAGGACCCACTTCTACGTAAAAACAATGACAGGAAATAGCAAAAACCAAGGGAAACTTAGCACAGTCAATCAACTTAGACTGTTCTATTCTGTCCAAAGGCCTAACATGAGCATGATAAACTTTGCAAGGATTATACTTTCAAATGCCCACAGAAACAGCATAGTTCAACTCAGTCGACCATCTAGTTAGGTGCTGTAAGATTTACTTCGCAAATGGCCAATTGTTAAATGTGCAAGAAAGGCTACTGTGGGTGACTTTAGCTAATGCAACTTCTCAGTTTTGCTATTACCTCTAGCTAGTTGCTTGGATTCAGTTAGCAAGTTAGCAGAATATCGTTACTATAGCTAGCTAATACCATTTTGAAGCGCGCACAAAAAGTCGTTGAAATGCACGTTGGTTAATCTACACATGGATAAAATCGGCACTGTTGGAAACGAATGTTTAGTTGAAGAGCAATCGAGCTAGTGTTAACCAACAATAGTTTGAGTCATTTCTAGTGAAACAAGTTCTTAACGCACGTCAATTAACGACAAGATGCAATTTCTCAGCGTCACTAGCAGTTGCACGACTATATGCATAGATTATGTTAGAAAATATGGCAGACAATTTGCGtctaacatagctagctaacatgataTCACGAACCCAAAAAGGTACCACACCACTAGCTGAGGACTGCACTTGCAAAATTAAAACAAATGGCTACATATTGCAGTTCCAAAATGCAGCATTGCAAATTCACTCACTACCGGTATGCATTCGAAATCGACTGGTTGGCAAATTGAACTAATTAGGTATATAGCAAAACTATGGATATAGAATGCAGGATTTTGAGAATTTAAAAGGCATCCGTTGATTTGTGCAACATAGACTTGCTAACTAAGTAGCTATTTTTAATGGTATAAAAATCATCAAAATTACCTTGCACATAACCTCTTCCAAATCAAGAAATGTATTAAGCGCGTATGGCATTTTCTTGAGATGTGGTTCCATCGTGGACACACGGGGAAGTATGATAGCTCCAGTTGTCAAACTTTTCAAAGTTTCCTGTACGAACTGCAAATCGTGTGTTGGTCCACGTGTGGTTTTAACTCTACACTGTATACGATAGCCACACCCCCGCACCAACTCTTATCGCTCTGTATGGCCCACGGTGCAGCCGAGTAGTTGGATGCATACCAGTCAGGCAAAACAGCATATCACAACAACAAATAACATTTTGATGAACATCAATATTGGACAACATAACATTTCTCCCGTACAATCCATTTTGGTTTTGAGTGAATACGTTTCTCAAAAGACGCCAGATATATGTTGCAGTTTGATGAAGCCAGAAGCCACAAGCACATCATTATTCACGGTCGAATTGGACAAGATGATGAAGTTGGTGCGCTTTTCTCCTCACATAAATATCAATGAGCAGATGATAGGATGCAATAGCAATGTAGCAATTCAAACCAATGTCAGTGCATTGCAATGAGCAGCAGAAACTCATGTAAAATATCAGCATTCTGCATACCATCCAAGAACACATGTAATGAATCCAAACACTAAGTTGTGTCCATAACATGCTCATTCAAATGCACGGCCACATTGGCCAGCATGGCAATGCTTTTTAAACcgttgtttaactaggcaagtcagttaagaacaaattcttatttaaaatgacagcctaccccggccaaacctggacgacgctgggacgctgggccaattgtgca
Proteins encoded:
- the LOC115141535 gene encoding mRNA decay activator protein ZFP36L1-like isoform X1, producing MEPHLKKMPYALNTFLDLEEVMCKQLLSLDLRDASKQSTFPVRPVGYNKPWTPCSLSASSSALSTHSTESATMTSSHWGQNTEASLPSRLKMSFRAERSVSMVEPSTCTLGWASTEPKQPPASPTGGPVSGSPTSSRYKTELCRTFAESGICKYGGKCQFAHGFDEMRDLNRHPRYKTEPCRTFHTIGFCPYGIRCHFVHNNEDDLGPGPARPGPGPQTPRTRRPPLLRQSFSFGGFPSAPPQPLEHSLPHPFLLVPSVSPPTSSDITDLLSHAFSEVGCVFEPAHELQSQFLPSPDSGCSLCGLSPVPSQNPCTLSEGCSLQQSQSPPCGPALRARSLSYTSLSDHEGGCGSSASSLSGSDSSGPDGSGRRLPIFSQLSVPDEGFSSEFCSGTSFFL
- the LOC115141535 gene encoding mRNA decay activator protein ZFP36L1-like isoform X2 gives rise to the protein MEPHLKKMPYALNTFLDLEEVMCKLLSLDLRDASKQSTFPVRPVGYNKPWTPCSLSASSSALSTHSTESATMTSSHWGQNTEASLPSRLKMSFRAERSVSMVEPSTCTLGWASTEPKQPPASPTGGPVSGSPTSSRYKTELCRTFAESGICKYGGKCQFAHGFDEMRDLNRHPRYKTEPCRTFHTIGFCPYGIRCHFVHNNEDDLGPGPARPGPGPQTPRTRRPPLLRQSFSFGGFPSAPPQPLEHSLPHPFLLVPSVSPPTSSDITDLLSHAFSEVGCVFEPAHELQSQFLPSPDSGCSLCGLSPVPSQNPCTLSEGCSLQQSQSPPCGPALRARSLSYTSLSDHEGGCGSSASSLSGSDSSGPDGSGRRLPIFSQLSVPDEGFSSEFCSGTSFFL
- the LOC115141535 gene encoding mRNA decay activator protein ZFP36L1-like isoform X3; its protein translation is MTSSHWGQNTEASLPSRLKMSFRAERSVSMVEPSTCTLGWASTEPKQPPASPTGGPVSGSPTSSRYKTELCRTFAESGICKYGGKCQFAHGFDEMRDLNRHPRYKTEPCRTFHTIGFCPYGIRCHFVHNNEDDLGPGPARPGPGPQTPRTRRPPLLRQSFSFGGFPSAPPQPLEHSLPHPFLLVPSVSPPTSSDITDLLSHAFSEVGCVFEPAHELQSQFLPSPDSGCSLCGLSPVPSQNPCTLSEGCSLQQSQSPPCGPALRARSLSYTSLSDHEGGCGSSASSLSGSDSSGPDGSGRRLPIFSQLSVPDEGFSSEFCSGTSFFL